In the Plantibacter sp. Leaf314 genome, TCGCGGAACACCGGGTAGGCGGTCTCCCAACCCGTCGCGAAGATGGCGTCGACGTCGTCGGCCACCCCGCGCTCGTCGAGGTTGTGCACCCGAGCCCGCACGTCGGGGTACGCCGGCGACTCGCGGAGCAGCTGCTTGAGGTCGGATTCCTTGACGATCACGCCGAGGCTGTTGTAGATGTACACGCTGCACGTGTGCCCGGCGCGCTCGGCGTAGTCGATGAAGCGGAACAGGTTCTGGTGTCCGCCGCTCGTGGCGCTCGGCGGCGACATCACCCAGGCGATGTGCGACTTCCGGTCGCGGACGACGACCGGGTCCGACAGCTGCGGGCCGGGCTCGGTCCAGTCGACGGCGAGGGCGTCCTCGAGTTTGACCGGGAGGATGAGCTTCTTCCCCGCGAACCTCGACTTGATGTTCAGTTCGACGCGCTTCCAGAAGAAGCGGGGACCTTCGTGCTTCAGGACGGACAGGGCGTTCCTGCAGGTGGTGATGACTGATCTCATATCGGCGGACCGACCTCTATTCCGGGAATGGCCAGTATTGCGGCTGGTGGAGTCGGTGGCGCCAACGCCGTCCGAGGGTCTCGAGCTCGTAGGCACGGACACGCGCATCGCGGGTCTTCGACTCGAAGTGGTACAGCTCCGCGCGCGGCGTCCAGTAGGCCTGGTAACCGAGCTCCGCCACCTTGAGGCAGAAGTCGACGTCGTTGAACGCACCGGGCAGCAGCGTGGTCATACCGCCGACCTCGAGGTACACCGATCGCGGGAACAGCGAGCAGGCGGCGGTCACGCCGCCGACCTCGCGCTCGACCTGGAACGCGTGCTGCGATCCGGCCGCACCGCGCGGGACCTGCAGGCCGATGTGCGTCGGGCTGCCCATCCAGTAGTGGTGTCCACCGTGCTGGATGGTGTCGTCCTCGTAGTAGAGCATGCAGCCGGCCATGCCTGCGCCGGGGAGCTGCGCGAGGCGCAGCAGCGACTCGATCCAGTCGGGCGTGATGACCTCGACGTCGTCGTTCAGCATGAGGACGTACTCGCCGACGGCGCTCAGCACGCCGCGGTTCGCCTTGGCCGCGAAGTTGAACGGCAGGTCGAAGTCGACGACGACGAGGCGGTCGCCGAGCAGTGCGCGGGCCTCGTCGATGACGGCCGGCTCGGGGTCGGTGTCGACGACGAGGACGACCTCGAGGTTCTGGTACGTCGTCCGTTCCACGAGGCCGCGGAGGGCGTGCAGGAGGTAGCTGTGCGGTTCGCCGCCGGCCCGCAGCGGCGCACTGAAGCGCGCCTGGGTGGGGATGACGACGGACACGAGCGGCTCGCCGTGGAGCGGACGCACGGTGGTGTGGACGCCGTCCGCGGCGACCGCACGCACCTCTCCACCGCCGGTGGCGGCGAGGTGTCGTTCGAGGACCGTCCGGACCTGCTCGAGCCGTGCCTCGGGGAAGGCACCGATGTCCCGGCGCGACGGTGCGTGGAACAGCACACGGGGCACGTGGAGCGTGACCGCACCGGCCTGGACGCACCGGAGTGCGGCGTCGTAGAGCTCGACGCCGTCCACGTCGTGGGCCAGCCCGCCGATCTCGGCGAGGGTGTCGCGGCGGAACAGCAGGAGGTCGCCGTAGTAGAACTGGCAGCGCAACCGCTCCGGCGCGGGCCCCTGCTTGGAGACGACCTCGATGCCGCCGTCGGGACGGACGGCGGACTCGTCGGAGTACACCACCGCTGCGTCGGGCGCGAGCGCGAGCCAGTCGACGAGGGTCTGGATCGTCTTGTCGTCCGGCACGCCGACATCCGGCAGGACGCACACGAACCGGCCGCCGGCAGCGGCGACCCCGGTCTCGATCAGTCGGCTGACCGGGGCGGACGCCTCGGCGTCAGCGCGGACGATCGACCGGTGGTCGGCGACCGTACCGACGGGAGCCACGAGCACGAGTTCCCAGTCGGCCTGACCGGTCAGCGAGGCCAGCAGGTCCTGGACGCGGGCGGCGTCGGGACGGATGACGAGGAAGGAGACGAGCGGAGCACCGGTCGTCCCGGAAGCGGAGGGGATGGCCATCGGGTCAGGCGCGTCCGCGCTTCAGGATGCGGAGCGGCGCCAGCACGGCACGGCCCGCCTTCCAGGTGCGGGTCGAGTGGACCGCGGCGAGCTGCTGGCGCAGCCCCTGCATCTCGCGCTCGAGGACGTCGAAGTCGTCCTTCGTCGGCGAGAAGTAGATCGATGCGCGGGCGAGTTCGGCCTCGAGCCCGATCACCCGGTCGACGAGTGCGAGCACTCGTTCCTCGCCTGCCAGTTCGGCCGCCGTCGGGCGTTTCGTCGTCATGGTCATTCCCTCGTTCGATTCCGTCGGGCGGGTTAACCCGACGAGTCTAACATCGGGCCGATCCCGGCCCAGTGGCGGTCGCTCAGCGTCGTCGGGCACGGTCGACGAGCCGACGGAGCGGGCTCGTCGCCCGCCACACGGTGCTGTCGGTCACCTCGGTGAAGCGGTCGCGAGCCCGCTGCAACTCGATCTCGAGCTGGGTCGCGTGCAACCGCACGGCACCGAGCTCGGCCTCCTGTCGCTCGACCGCCGCCAGGGCGTCCGACCGCTCCTGCACCAGGCCTGCCCGTGCCGAGACGACCGCGCCGAGGCGGGCGTAGTCGGCGCGCACCGCATCAGGGTCGGCCCGTCCGGCGGCGAAGAAGTCGACGAGCGGCTGCGGGAGGTCGCCCAGGCCGAGCACGCCGAGCCCGTGCCCGTGTTCGAACTGGAACGTCGAGTCCGGGTACCGCTCGCAGAGCTCGGCCCAGAGTCGATGGACACCGAAGCCGCGCTCGAACTCGAAGGTGTCGTGGAAGATGACGACGGCCGTGGCCGCGAGCTTCGGCCGGTAGGTCTCGAAGTCCTCCACGGCGTCCTCGTAGCGGTGCCGTCCGTCGATGTGCAGCAGTTCGATCGACCCGTCCTCGAACTGGTCGACGGCGTCGCTGAAGTAGGACCGGATGAGTCGTGAGAACCCGGTGTAGGAGGCCTCGTTGATCTCGGTGACCGACCGGTAGACGTCGTCGCCGTAGAACCCGGCGTGCTCGTCGCCCTCCCAGCTGTCGATCGCCGAGCAGCTCGTGTCGAGTCCCAGACGCTGCACGGCCTCGCAGACGGCGAAGTAGGAGAAGCCGTTGTGGGAGCCGAGCTCGACGAAGCTCGACGGCCGCAGCGCGTCCACGAGCCAGAAGGCGAAGGGGGCGTGTTCGTGCCAGGCCGACGGGACGACGTGCGTGGGCGACCAGTACGAGGCCTTGCCCAGCCAGGAGACCGGGGTCTCCGTCGTGATGTCACCGAGCCCGAGCGCCGAAGCACCTCTCATCATCGAACCGTTCCTCTCGTCGACCGCGGACCGTCGAAAGCCGAACGAGTCCTCGTATCCGCGATCAACCCTAGGCCACGGCGCGGAGCGGATGACGGGCGGCGCGGGCCGCGCGGGTCCCGGGCTCTCAGGATGGCTACGGTATATTGTCCGGGTTGCGCACCCGTGTCACCCGAACCCCAAATCGAGGCTCCATGCAGTATCTCAGGGATCTGGCATCCGCCAGGGAACTCCTGGCGAATCTCACTCTCCGAGACATCCGCGGCCAGTACAAGCGGACCATCCTCGGTCGCCTGTGGTCGCTCGTGAGCCCGCTGTCGTCGATGCTGGTGTACTCGTTCGTCTTCTACTTCCTGCTGCGCGCCGAGCCGGCGCCCGGCGACCCGAGCGGCCTGCACATCTTCGCCGTCTGGCTCCTCTGCGGCCTCCTCCCCTGGTCCTTCTTCTCCGGGGCACTGTCCGCGAGCATGAACTCGATCGTCGGCGGCGCGAGCCTCATCACCAAGGTCTACTTCCCGCGGGTCGTCCTCCCCATCTCCTCCGTGCTCACCATGGGGTACAACTGGCTGTTCGAGATGGGCGTCCTCGTGATCGTGCTGTGCGCGGTCGGTGGGTGGGGCGTCATCGTGTGGCTCCCGCTCGTCGCCGTGTTCATGGTGGTCCTCGCCGCCTTCGCGACCGGCGTCGGGCTCATCCTCGCGATCGCGAACGTCTACTTCCGCGACACCCAGCACCTCGTCTCGATCCTCCTGCAGATCTGGATGTACCTGACCCCGATCATCTACCCGCCGTCGCTCGTGGAGGTCCAGTCCGACAAGCTCGGCGGCCTCCTCGGCACGGACATCACGGTGATGAACATCTACGAGTCCAACCCGATGTTCCACTTCGTCTCGGTGTTCCGGAACCTCATGTACGACCAGCGTTGGCCGGACCCCGCGGATGTGCTCGCGTGCATCGCCTGGGCGCTCGTCGCACTCGTCGGCGGCTTCCTCATGTTCACCCGTAAAGAGAAAAGACTGGCCGAGATCCTATGACCGAAACCGCCGTCCACGTCGACTCCGTCAGCAAGAAGTTCCGTCTGTACCACGAGCGGAACCAGAGCCTGAAGTCCGCCATCATGCGCCGAAAGATCTCGGTGCACGAGGACTTCTGGGCCCTCCGCGACATCACCTTCGACGTCCCCGTCGGCTCCACCTTCGGGCTCATCGGCAGCAACGGTTCCGGCAAGTCGACCCTGCTGAAGTGCCTCGCGAAGATCCTCTACCCGGAACACGGGAACATCAGCGCGAACGGCAAGGTCGCCGCCCTGCTCGAGGTCGGCTCCGGCTTCCACCCCGAACTGTCCGGTCGGGAGAACGTCTTCCTCAACGGATCGATCCTCGGGATGAGCCGCAAGGAGATCCAGCGCAAGTTCGACGACATCGTGTCCTTCTCCGGCGTCGAGCAGTTCATCGACCAGCCGGTGAAGAACTACTCCTCCGGCATGTACGTCCGTCTCGGCTTCTCGGTCGCCATCAACGTGGACCCCGACATCCTCGTCGTCGACGAGGTGCTCGCCGTCGGTGACGCCGAGTTCCAGCAGAAATGCTTCCAGAAGTTCGAGGACTTCAAGGCCGCCGGCAAGACCGTGATCCTCGTCAGTCACTCGATGGGCACCGTCAAGCAGATGTGCGACCACGCCGCCTGGATCAACAAGGGGAACCTCGAGCTCGTCGGCCCGGCCGACCCGGTGATCGCCGCCTACGAGGCGACCTACCCGCACCAGGGCTGAGCAGGCTGCTCGGCCCTCGCCGAGCTACTGCGCGTTCGTCGGCTCCGGCTCGTCGCTCCCGGCGGTGACCCGCGCGCGCCGACCCCACCGGATCACCAGGGTCCCGACGACGATGAGCACCGAGAGCCCGACGCCGACGCGGGTCGCAGTGATGCCCTGGTCGAGCCCGGGCGTGCGATAGGCGAGTTCGATCCGGTGCTCGCCGGCCTCAACGCGGACCGCGGCGCCCGCCTGCTCCGCGTCGACCAGCGGACTGGCGACCCCGTCGACCGTGACCGACCAACCGGGGCGTCGGAGCGAGTCGGCGAACACGACCCATCCGGCGTCGTCGGCGTCGACGCCGACCACGGTCCGGTTGAGGTCCCATCCCTGGTCGCGCACCTCGACGTCGGCGTTGGACGCCGTCGTCGGGGCACTGTCCGCGGTGGTCGCCGACGAATCGACACCCGTCAGCTCGTCGGGATCCTCGAGCAGCACGGTCGTGGACGGCAGGAGCGGATCCTCCATGAGGGACACTCGGCGCGAGGGGTCGCGCTCGACGAGGCCGTTCGACGCCCAGCGCACCCGGTCGAGGGCGGTCCCCCGCTCGACGACGGTCGCGTCGCCGGTGTGCGCGACCGTGAGGCCGTCGTCCATCGGACGGTTGAGCGACACGGCGGCGGCCTCGGGTGCCACCGCATCGGCCGCGATCCGCCCCTGTCCGTGGTCGATGGAGATCTCCGCCCGCCAGGACGCGTCGGGGGCGATGCCACTCCCGTCGATCGCCACACTCCGCTGACCCTCGATGGTGCGGTACCACGTCGAGGTCGAGGCCAGGACCTCCTCGGTCTCCGGATCGACGAGGGTGACCTCGAGGGTGGTGCCGCCCTCGGCTCCGAGGACCGGCTCCGGCATCGGGAAGGACAGGCTGCGCACCGGTCCGGTCCGCACGGTCGAGACGGCGATCTCGCCGTCACCGATCGGGACGGCCTCCTCCGACGCCGGAGTGTCCTCGTACCGGCCTGGGACCGGGAGGTTCGGCTCCATCACGACGTACTTGACGGCCAGCCGGTCGAGAATCGGGGACTCGATCGACGAGATCAGACTCGGGTAGTTCAACGTCGAATAGGTCGCCGAGGCGAGCGACTCCGTGTCCAGGCGCAGGAGGAGGGACTTCCACTCGACGGTCTGGAACGTGTGTCCACCGAGCGAGCGGACCCGGTACATCGAGTTCGTCCCGGTGAGCATGGCGTGGTCCACCGACGCGTACCGCGACTCGCCGAGATGCTGCTGGAGGAACCTCGTCGTCGGGGTGTCGGGGTACACACTCGCGGTGTCCGACTTCGGCCACCAGGTGTCGGCGACCATGACGGCCGGCGCGGCCACGATCAGCGGCACGAAGCAGAGCGCGACGATGCGGATGCCCCCACGCCGGGTCGCGAGCACGACGATGACGAGCGCTGCGGCGACGGCGAGCAGCACCACGGTCCAGACGACCTGCGTCTCGAGCAGCGCGGTGAACCGTTCCGGCGCGGACACCACGGCGCGCTGGAGCGCGACGGCGAGGAGCGTCGCAGCGGCGATCCCCGAGCCGAGCGTCGCGAGCCCCCAGAGCCAACGACCGAGCGGTCGACGCGGCGTCGCCGGCGGCGACACCGGCGCCATGTCGCCCCGCTCCAACAGCCGCCCGAACCCGACGCCCGCGAGGACGGCGACGAAGAAGCCGAGCATGACGCGCAGCCGTCCGATCCGGTTGCTGTCGAAGATGGGGAGCTGTTGTGCGGTGCCGAGGAGCGGTCCGCCGAGGTACACCAGCAGCCCGGACAGGATCAGCGCGACCGCGAGGAACAGGCTCATGTCGCGACCACCGCCCCGCCGCTTGAGGAGGAGCGCCACGACCGCGAGGACCACCGCCGCCGCGCCGACGTATGACAAGCGCTCGACGGGCGAGCTGTTCCCCCAGGTGTCGCCCGAGCTCACCTCACCGACGAGGCTCGGAACGAAGGCCGAGAGCAGGTCGTCGATGCTCAGGTGGTTCTCCGGCCCCTGTCGCCGACCGCTGAAGTCGAGGACGGCGACGGCGTTCAGCGCGAACGGCAACAGCGTCCACGCGGAGAGCAGGAACCCGAGGACGACGCCGGCGGCGCTGACCAGGCCGGCGGTGATGACCTTCCAGAACCGGCGGTGGACGACGATCGCGCGCACCAGGACGTAAGCGGCACCCGCGTACAGGGCGTACCCGACGATGGCCGGGAACCCCCCGAGGAGCATGCCGGCGAGCACCAGCCCCAGCGGCACGATGTCGAGGAGGCGCCTGCGGACGGCCGCACGGTCGAGTGCCCAGAACAGGAGCGGGATGAACGCCGCGACCCTGGTCTGGGGCCAGTTCGTCCAGGAGATCATGAACCCCGAGGCGAGGAAGACGACACTGGCGATGGGCCATGCCTGATGGGGCACACCGAGTCGTCGCAGGAACAGCGAGCACCCGACGGTCACGACGATCATCTCGACCAGCTTCGTGAACCCGGGGGCGACGGCGACCGGCAGGAACCACCACCCGAAGGAGATCGGCGAGTACAGACCGGAGTTCGGGAGCCCGCCGAGCTCCGAGCCGCCGGCCTGATACGGCAGCCACTCGGCGAAGAAGCCGTGGCGGGCAGCCTCGACGATCGTCCACATCTGCGGGACGCCCGAGTCGATCGTGTCGCCGATCATCGCGTTGGTGCCCACCTCGGTCGATCCGCCGGCGGACGCCCACGGCGCGAACCGGAACAGGATGTCGGTGCCCATGAAGGTACCGACCCCGATGAGCGGCAGTCCGATCGACAGGACCACGAAGGCGATCAGGGACGCCCAGGCCACGATGCCGAGCACGCGGAGCGCCGTGACCGGGACGGTGGGACGCGAGGGGGCGTCCGGTGCCGTGTCCGGTTGAGCAGTCATGGGCGTCCTGGGTCTCGCATCTCGGGTGCACCGGGTCCGACCGCGCGCACCCTCGATTATGCCTGCTCACGTCCGCGACGCGAACTCGGCCGCGACGATCGGGGATAATGGACAGCTGCGAGACGGCCAGCGAGAGGACGACGTGCGACTGTTCATCCAGATCCCCTGCCTGAACGAGGAGACGACGCTCCCAGCGGTGCTCGAATCGATCCCGCGGTCGATCCCCGGCATCGACGAGATCGAGATCCTGGTGATCGACGACGGTTCGACCGATCGCACGGTCGAGGTCGCCCAGGCCCACGGCGTGACGCACATCGTCCGCCATGCGACGAACATGGGGCTCGCCAGGTCGTTCCGGGACGGCGTCGACTACGCCCTCCTCCACGGTGCCGACATCGTGGTGAACACGGACGGCGACAACCAGTACCCGCAGGACCGCATCGGCGACCTCGTCCAGCCGATCCTCGAGGGGCGGGCGGAGATCGTCGTCGCCGACCGCCAGACCGCGCTCATCGAGCACTTCTCGCCGTTCAAGAAGGCCATGCAGCGGTTCGGCAGCTTCGTCGTCAACAAGGCGGCGAAGACCACGCTCCCGGATGCGGCGAGCGGCTTCCGTGCCTACTCGAAGTACTCGCTCATCAGGCTCAACGTCGTGACGAAGTTCAGCTACTGCATGGAGACCATCATCCAGGCGGGCAACAAGCGTCTGGCCATCACGAGCATCCCCGTCCGGACGAACCCGAAGACGCGCGAGTCCCGCCTGTTCTCCTCGATCGGGGAACACATGTACCAGTCGGGTGTCGCGATCGTGCGCGCCTATCTCATGTACCGGCCGTACGTCGTGTTCGCGGGTCTGGGCCTCATCCTCCTCCTCGCGGGGATCACGCCGTTCGCGAGATACCTCGTCCTCATGCTCGTGGACGACCAGGGGAACCATCTGCAGAGCCTCCTGGTGGGCGCGACCCTGCTCATGGGCTCCCTGCTGTCGTTCGCGATCGGCGTGGTCGCCGACCTCACGAGGATCAACCGGACCCTCAACGAGGAGATGCTCGACTACCTGAAACTGCAACGGTATGGCGACTGACCCCATCGGAGCGGTCCGTCGCGTCTGGGCCGCGTTCATCGGCTCGGCCTTCGTCGCCTGGCTGCGGAACCACCGGCGAGGGATCGGCGTCACCGTCCTCGTCGCCTTCGCCGTCTTCCTGGTCGTGTACGTCTGGACGAACCCGAGCGTCATCGCCGACGCCCTCTCGATCGGCTGGGGCAACCTCTCCCTCCTGTTCGGGCTGTACGTCCTCGTGCTCGTGACCCACTTCCTGATCCTGCTCGCCACGGTGCGGCTGTGCGGCAGACGGATCGCCCTGGGACCGGGGGCCAGCCTGACGGTCTACTCGACGGTCGCCAACTTCTTCGGCCCGCTGCAGACCGGGCCGGGGGTCCGCGCCGTCTATCTGAAGACCACCGTCGGTGTGCGGCTGCGCGACTACACCCTCGCGACCCTCTTCTACCTGTTCGTGTTCGGCGCGGTGAACGCCTCGCTCCTGTTCGCGACGACCCTGCCGTGGCTGTCGGTGCTCGGTCTCACGATCGGCGCGGGCGTCGTCGTCGTGGCGACCTGGAAGCT is a window encoding:
- a CDS encoding glycosyltransferase is translated as MAIPSASGTTGAPLVSFLVIRPDAARVQDLLASLTGQADWELVLVAPVGTVADHRSIVRADAEASAPVSRLIETGVAAAGGRFVCVLPDVGVPDDKTIQTLVDWLALAPDAAVVYSDESAVRPDGGIEVVSKQGPAPERLRCQFYYGDLLLFRRDTLAEIGGLAHDVDGVELYDAALRCVQAGAVTLHVPRVLFHAPSRRDIGAFPEARLEQVRTVLERHLAATGGGEVRAVAADGVHTTVRPLHGEPLVSVVIPTQARFSAPLRAGGEPHSYLLHALRGLVERTTYQNLEVVLVVDTDPEPAVIDEARALLGDRLVVVDFDLPFNFAAKANRGVLSAVGEYVLMLNDDVEVITPDWIESLLRLAQLPGAGMAGCMLYYEDDTIQHGGHHYWMGSPTHIGLQVPRGAAGSQHAFQVEREVGGVTAACSLFPRSVYLEVGGMTTLLPGAFNDVDFCLKVAELGYQAYWTPRAELYHFESKTRDARVRAYELETLGRRWRHRLHQPQYWPFPE
- a CDS encoding class I SAM-dependent methyltransferase, with protein sequence MMRGASALGLGDITTETPVSWLGKASYWSPTHVVPSAWHEHAPFAFWLVDALRPSSFVELGSHNGFSYFAVCEAVQRLGLDTSCSAIDSWEGDEHAGFYGDDVYRSVTEINEASYTGFSRLIRSYFSDAVDQFEDGSIELLHIDGRHRYEDAVEDFETYRPKLAATAVVIFHDTFEFERGFGVHRLWAELCERYPDSTFQFEHGHGLGVLGLGDLPQPLVDFFAAGRADPDAVRADYARLGAVVSARAGLVQERSDALAAVERQEAELGAVRLHATQLEIELQRARDRFTEVTDSTVWRATSPLRRLVDRARRR
- a CDS encoding ABC transporter permease; the protein is MQYLRDLASARELLANLTLRDIRGQYKRTILGRLWSLVSPLSSMLVYSFVFYFLLRAEPAPGDPSGLHIFAVWLLCGLLPWSFFSGALSASMNSIVGGASLITKVYFPRVVLPISSVLTMGYNWLFEMGVLVIVLCAVGGWGVIVWLPLVAVFMVVLAAFATGVGLILAIANVYFRDTQHLVSILLQIWMYLTPIIYPPSLVEVQSDKLGGLLGTDITVMNIYESNPMFHFVSVFRNLMYDQRWPDPADVLACIAWALVALVGGFLMFTRKEKRLAEIL
- a CDS encoding ABC transporter ATP-binding protein, with protein sequence MTETAVHVDSVSKKFRLYHERNQSLKSAIMRRKISVHEDFWALRDITFDVPVGSTFGLIGSNGSGKSTLLKCLAKILYPEHGNISANGKVAALLEVGSGFHPELSGRENVFLNGSILGMSRKEIQRKFDDIVSFSGVEQFIDQPVKNYSSGMYVRLGFSVAINVDPDILVVDEVLAVGDAEFQQKCFQKFEDFKAAGKTVILVSHSMGTVKQMCDHAAWINKGNLELVGPADPVIAAYEATYPHQG
- a CDS encoding glycosyltransferase family 2 protein, whose protein sequence is MRLFIQIPCLNEETTLPAVLESIPRSIPGIDEIEILVIDDGSTDRTVEVAQAHGVTHIVRHATNMGLARSFRDGVDYALLHGADIVVNTDGDNQYPQDRIGDLVQPILEGRAEIVVADRQTALIEHFSPFKKAMQRFGSFVVNKAAKTTLPDAASGFRAYSKYSLIRLNVVTKFSYCMETIIQAGNKRLAITSIPVRTNPKTRESRLFSSIGEHMYQSGVAIVRAYLMYRPYVVFAGLGLILLLAGITPFARYLVLMLVDDQGNHLQSLLVGATLLMGSLLSFAIGVVADLTRINRTLNEEMLDYLKLQRYGD
- a CDS encoding lysylphosphatidylglycerol synthase domain-containing protein gives rise to the protein MATDPIGAVRRVWAAFIGSAFVAWLRNHRRGIGVTVLVAFAVFLVVYVWTNPSVIADALSIGWGNLSLLFGLYVLVLVTHFLILLATVRLCGRRIALGPGASLTVYSTVANFFGPLQTGPGVRAVYLKTTVGVRLRDYTLATLFYLFVFGAVNASLLFATTLPWLSVLGLTIGAGVVVVATWKLGLGDRAGTVVAIAGITVVQALVMSVIYFVEVNAVAGPYDYLHSLVYAASANLSLFVSLTPGAIGIREGFLYFAQHLHGIPSDTIVAAGIADRAIYAVFLGVLFLISGAFHLRSAVQQQSAKRLGDTD